The genomic DNA CAATTACACAGCTTTAGTCGCCCAGATCGAGATCCTCGTGGTTGGGTCGTGACAGTCAGCTATTTAGCCTTTATTGGTGAAGAACCTTTAATTGCTGGCGACGATGCCAAAGAAGTCCATTGGTTCAATCTTGAACGGCATGGTCAACACATCACGTTATCTCATGAAGATGTGGAAATTACTTTAGACTTGAAAACAGCGGCCTCTCTTGGTAAAGATACATTAGCCTTCGACCATAGTGAAATTATAATTAAGGCGTTTAATCGTGTTGTTGATAAAATGGAACATGAACCGCAAGTGCTTCAAGTCTTAGGAAAAGATTTCACCATTACGGAAGCCCGTAAAGTTTTTGCGAAGTTCCTCGGCGTTGATTATCGTAGCATTGACCATTCAAATTTTAAAAAAGCCATGACACAATATTTTGAAGAGTTAGGTGAACGTCCCGTTGGCATTGGCCGCCCTTCAAAAATTTACCAATTGAAAACAACAACAGGTTTCTAAGAGGAGGGAATATTTTTTGACTGTTTACTTAAGAAAAGCAGAACCTTCTGATTTGCCTGACATCCTTGCTATCATTGAAGATGGACGCCGCACCTTACAAAAAAGTGGCATTCCCCAATGGCAAAATGGCGATGGCCCGAATCAAGAAATTTTAGCAAAAGATATCGACCAGCAAACTTGCTATATTTTAATGGTTGAGGATGCCTTGGCAGGCGTTGGTGTTTTATGTTCGGAGATTGATCCTGCTTA from Enterococcus faecalis includes the following:
- a CDS encoding NUDIX domain-containing protein — its product is MKGGAIVPQFASKAEEKNYYERQASLAEFLTWYHQQELPEYEKPSLTVDMVLLCYNKEADQLKVLLIQRKGHPFRNSWALPGGFVNRNESTEDSVLRETKEETGVVISQENIEQLHSFSRPDRDPRGWVVTVSYLAFIGEEPLIAGDDAKEVHWFNLERHGQHITLSHEDVEITLDLKTAASLGKDTLAFDHSEIIIKAFNRVVDKMEHEPQVLQVLGKDFTITEARKVFAKFLGVDYRSIDHSNFKKAMTQYFEELGERPVGIGRPSKIYQLKTTTGF